In a genomic window of Candidatus Bathyarchaeota archaeon:
- a CDS encoding glycosyltransferase family 4 protein codes for MKLAVFVYEYPPKIVGGLGTYAAEITRKFVLNDHDVTVFTMNDDAGSLPTREIWRGIEIHRPLHIDVSDSLPDVIADDIKKWGRGLHLFGKLMVYNYLSAAKLINELIKKENMKYDVVVAHDWLSAMGGVTVKRETNLPFAFHVHSTEKGRTMGTGSSVVSNIELRAGKTADMVVTVSYAMKDELIQLGFPREKIQVSYNGVDPQKYDPATVNKEDIKRIRAKYGLKDDEIMILFLGRLVGVKGVDKLIMAMPHILPKIPKAKLVIVGVGDLQEYLTNLTRTIRLDEYVKFCFDFIPEEERILHYAACDIAVFPSHYEPFGIVALEAMSMEKPVVVGAAGVSGMREIVICTGEEQCGYHIDPNNPSDIAWGVVNALQSPEYAKWLGKNGRKRVLAEFTWNRIAQKTIELYESIAKR; via the coding sequence ATGAAGCTCGCTGTTTTTGTTTATGAGTACCCGCCAAAAATTGTTGGCGGATTAGGAACCTACGCCGCGGAGATTACCCGAAAATTCGTCCTAAATGACCATGACGTCACGGTCTTTACAATGAATGATGACGCAGGTTCCTTACCGACTAGAGAAATCTGGCGTGGTATAGAAATTCATCGCCCCCTCCACATTGACGTTTCTGACTCGTTGCCCGACGTAATCGCAGATGACATAAAGAAGTGGGGTCGAGGTTTGCATCTCTTTGGCAAGCTCATGGTTTACAATTACCTCTCTGCCGCCAAGTTGATCAACGAATTAATCAAGAAAGAAAACATGAAGTACGATGTTGTTGTGGCGCATGACTGGCTCTCTGCGATGGGCGGCGTCACCGTAAAACGTGAAACCAATTTGCCCTTTGCCTTCCATGTCCACTCAACTGAGAAAGGCCGCACCATGGGCACAGGCTCAAGCGTAGTCAGCAACATCGAGTTGCGGGCAGGCAAAACTGCTGACATGGTTGTCACGGTTTCTTATGCCATGAAAGATGAGTTGATTCAGCTTGGTTTTCCGCGCGAAAAAATCCAAGTCAGCTACAACGGTGTAGACCCCCAGAAGTATGACCCTGCGACGGTTAACAAAGAAGACATTAAACGTATTCGTGCTAAATATGGACTCAAAGACGACGAAATCATGATTCTCTTTCTTGGGCGTCTCGTCGGGGTTAAGGGCGTTGACAAACTCATCATGGCTATGCCCCATATTCTGCCTAAAATTCCAAAAGCAAAGCTGGTTATTGTGGGCGTTGGGGACCTTCAAGAGTATCTGACAAACCTGACTCGTACCATTCGACTGGATGAATACGTGAAATTTTGCTTTGATTTCATCCCTGAAGAGGAACGTATCCTTCACTACGCAGCCTGCGATATCGCGGTGTTCCCAAGTCACTATGAACCCTTCGGTATTGTAGCTCTGGAAGCTATGTCAATGGAGAAACCCGTTGTTGTCGGCGCCGCAGGCGTCAGTGGCATGCGCGAAATCGTTATCTGCACTGGTGAAGAACAATGCGGTTACCACATTGACCCCAACAACCCCTCCGACATCGCTTGGGGAGTTGTTAACGCTCTGCAAAGCCCTGAATACGCCAAATGGCTGGGCAAAAATGGCAGAAAACGAGTCCTAGCCGAATTCACTTGGAACCGCATAGCCCAGAAAACAATCGAACTCTACGAATCAATCGCTAAACGGTGA
- a CDS encoding DUF2090 domain-containing protein yields MTDWSQRQLLILAFDHRASFLEKMFGIKNRQPTPEEKQQIQDYKQIIFEGFRLAIKKNVPKNIAGLLVDEEFGSGVLRQAKKDGLMFAMPTEKSGQDEFDFDYGEDFAKHIEEFDPTFSKVLVRYNPEGDAEMNKRQLQRLKKLSDYLQKTNRPFLFELIVPSTPAQMQKLGGSKEKWDLELRPKLMVQCLKEIQAAGVEPAIWKLEGVDKPADAEAVVKQAQSGGRKVGVITLGRGESKEKVQEWLTVGAKIPGIIGFAVGRTIFWNPLADYKAGKTSRSQAVEAIAQNYNEFTELWLKECKR; encoded by the coding sequence GTGACTGATTGGTCCCAAAGACAATTACTTATCTTGGCTTTTGACCACCGAGCGTCATTTTTAGAAAAAATGTTTGGAATCAAGAATCGCCAACCAACCCCTGAAGAAAAACAGCAAATACAAGATTACAAGCAAATCATTTTTGAGGGCTTCCGATTAGCCATCAAGAAAAACGTCCCCAAAAACATCGCTGGCTTACTCGTAGACGAAGAGTTTGGCAGCGGCGTTTTGCGTCAAGCAAAGAAGGACGGTTTAATGTTTGCTATGCCCACCGAAAAGTCGGGGCAAGACGAATTTGACTTTGACTACGGCGAAGACTTCGCCAAGCACATTGAAGAATTCGATCCCACTTTCTCAAAAGTTCTTGTACGCTACAACCCTGAAGGCGACGCCGAAATGAATAAGAGACAACTGCAAAGGCTAAAAAAACTCAGCGATTACCTCCAAAAAACGAACCGCCCCTTCCTCTTTGAACTCATCGTTCCCTCAACGCCCGCCCAGATGCAGAAACTCGGCGGATCCAAAGAAAAATGGGACCTCGAACTGCGCCCTAAACTCATGGTACAATGCCTCAAAGAAATCCAAGCGGCAGGAGTAGAACCCGCCATCTGGAAACTCGAAGGTGTCGATAAACCTGCAGATGCTGAAGCCGTGGTTAAACAAGCGCAGAGTGGTGGCAGAAAAGTCGGCGTCATCACGTTAGGTCGTGGTGAATCCAAAGAGAAAGTGCAGGAATGGCTCACAGTCGGCGCAAAAATCCCCGGCATCATCGGATTCGCTGTTGGTCGTACCATCTTTTGGAATCCGCTAGCAGACTATAAAGCAGGCAAAACCAGCCGTAGCCAAGCAGTTGAAGCAATCGCCCAAAACTATAATGAATTTACAGAGTTATGGTTAAAAGAGTGTAAACGGTGA
- a CDS encoding site-specific integrase, whose amino-acid sequence MVKYGYLLEDTDVKRWFSNLAAGSQITADVYLRGLGRYCELNNSSPTRILQQANTNEFRDGFLDFVRQLENQHKAGSYIIRYKKVVSSWLAYNGIQTKLKVNIKGATETPTLMNERVPMKEELAKIFRNSSQRCRVSSVMMAYCGLRPESLGDYCGKDGIRLGDFREAKITPSEIIFDKIPTLLAVRGTLSKGKHQYFTFVPQEAVTFIKEYLDARAKAGEKLAPDSPLLQIDARGNSRNLFLRTALVTREIRKAIRHSGFCWRPYVLRAYCDTAFDIAESKGLISHPWRMFFMGHKGDIESRYSCNKAKLPPDMVEEMRMSYKRTSALIQTSIIEPSTEEQVKRALKEQLLFVAGFKKAEMEKMNLEQMNAEEVQNIVRQKLLGIMSNNGSKQKVISFTDLKSYISQGFEYVASLPNGEAIIKMPF is encoded by the coding sequence ATGGTCAAATACGGTTATTTGCTTGAAGATACTGATGTAAAGCGTTGGTTTTCTAACCTAGCTGCTGGTTCGCAAATAACAGCCGATGTCTACTTACGAGGGCTCGGGAGATATTGTGAACTAAATAATTCATCTCCTACAAGGATTTTGCAGCAGGCAAATACAAATGAGTTCAGAGATGGCTTCTTAGATTTTGTAAGACAATTAGAAAACCAGCATAAGGCTGGTTCGTACATTATAAGATACAAAAAAGTTGTGTCTTCTTGGTTGGCATATAATGGGATCCAAACAAAGTTGAAAGTGAATATTAAAGGTGCAACTGAAACACCTACACTAATGAATGAAAGAGTGCCGATGAAAGAAGAGCTGGCAAAAATTTTCCGCAATTCCAGCCAAAGATGTCGGGTATCAAGCGTTATGATGGCATACTGCGGTCTTCGACCGGAAAGTCTGGGAGATTATTGTGGCAAAGATGGAATAAGACTTGGAGACTTCAGGGAAGCAAAAATCACTCCAAGTGAAATAATATTCGACAAAATTCCAACATTACTCGCTGTCAGAGGCACACTTAGCAAGGGAAAACATCAATATTTCACCTTTGTGCCTCAGGAAGCAGTTACCTTCATTAAAGAATACTTAGACGCAAGGGCAAAAGCTGGAGAAAAGCTTGCGCCTGACTCACCTTTACTACAAATTGACGCACGAGGAAATTCAAGAAATCTATTTCTAAGAACGGCTTTGGTAACACGAGAGATTAGAAAAGCCATAAGGCATTCGGGGTTTTGCTGGAGACCCTATGTTCTAAGAGCATATTGTGATACAGCATTTGATATAGCCGAAAGTAAAGGACTAATCTCGCATCCTTGGAGAATGTTTTTCATGGGACACAAGGGGGATATTGAGTCGCGATATTCCTGCAACAAAGCGAAACTCCCACCAGATATGGTTGAAGAAATGAGAATGTCCTACAAAAGAACGTCTGCTCTAATACAAACTAGTATTATAGAGCCGTCAACCGAAGAACAAGTCAAAAGGGCATTAAAAGAACAACTACTATTTGTGGCAGGATTTAAGAAAGCGGAAATGGAAAAGATGAACTTAGAGCAAATGAACGCCGAAGAAGTTCAGAATATTGTAAGGCAGAAATTGTTGGGAATTATGTCAAACAATGGGTCAAAACAGAAAGTGATCTCCTTTACCGACTTAAAATCATATATTAGCCAAGGGTTCGAGTATGTTGCTTCATTGCCAAATGGAGAAGCCATAATTAAAATGCCTTTCTAA
- a CDS encoding helix-turn-helix domain-containing protein — MRVWSNHSSFKETGTQVLTDLGLTVTQAKLYLALLEIGESKAGALSQSIGLPRSEVYRTLSELQQKGLVEKEVRFPNLFIAIPLVIGLQSLLTSKVNQCTELKKSVKTFLQKGSSFSDNIQGLDEYKIRIIEGKERILKEKSRQNHNAQYSVRILSTLPSWLQIVECCIKDYEAALSRGVEYRVIIEHLESISKLPKQVRSLLEKPNFKLVSFEAPLKSNGTVFDENEALINFFPGKPLFESPLICTNHPSLISMLADQFEKTWNASLEYRLIPRNIATKNSQSAYHPAVDSISDKHSIP; from the coding sequence ATGCGCGTATGGTCGAATCACTCGTCCTTTAAGGAAACAGGCACCCAGGTTCTAACAGACCTTGGATTAACTGTAACTCAAGCAAAGCTTTACTTGGCATTGCTGGAAATCGGGGAATCAAAAGCAGGTGCGCTTTCTCAAAGCATTGGTCTTCCAAGATCGGAAGTATACCGTACGTTGAGCGAGTTGCAGCAGAAAGGTTTGGTTGAGAAAGAAGTGCGTTTTCCTAACCTGTTTATCGCAATTCCTCTGGTTATCGGACTTCAATCATTGTTAACGTCTAAAGTGAATCAGTGTACTGAACTTAAAAAGAGTGTTAAGACTTTTCTTCAAAAGGGTTCAAGTTTCTCGGACAACATTCAGGGTCTTGATGAATACAAGATTAGAATAATTGAAGGGAAAGAGCGGATACTCAAAGAGAAATCTCGGCAGAATCATAATGCCCAGTATAGCGTGAGGATTCTTTCCACTTTGCCCAGTTGGCTGCAAATAGTCGAGTGTTGCATTAAAGACTATGAAGCCGCTTTGTCGAGGGGAGTAGAATATCGAGTAATTATAGAACACTTGGAAAGTATATCTAAGCTTCCAAAACAAGTGCGGTCCTTATTGGAGAAACCAAACTTTAAGCTTGTTAGCTTTGAGGCACCACTAAAATCCAACGGTACAGTTTTTGACGAAAACGAGGCTTTAATAAATTTCTTCCCCGGAAAGCCATTGTTTGAATCTCCGTTAATTTGCACGAACCATCCTAGTTTGATTTCGATGTTAGCAGATCAGTTTGAAAAGACATGGAATGCGAGTTTAGAATACAGATTAATCCCAAGAAATATTGCTACTAAGAACAGCCAGTCGGCATATCACCCGGCTGTTGATAGTATATCTGATAAACATTCAATACCATAA
- a CDS encoding PQQ-binding-like beta-propeller repeat protein: MQYKKTKVLTLSTVLLIVALMLPMIAQLPTTKAGDIPTYAFLAAAPNPVGVNQDCTISFWLNEFPPTANGALGDRWENMKLEVTKPDGTTETLGPYRSDPVGAYYITYTPKQVGNYTMQFTFPGQNITGTRYGQPINNYYKPSESRVLTLEVTEEPVAHWQSTPLPTDYWTRPIDSNNREWYQISGNWLFKGYDTSKAFTAQGYNPYTTAPNTAHIVWTKEIAFGGEVGGFDESTQYYTGLSYEGKWNPPVIMQGRLYYNLPLANSPSGGTFACVDVRTGETLWTATGSITNGQIFDYESPNQHGAHAYLWNCPSSWWGPASNWTMYDAFTGTQLLTFYNTQNPGVITASENGDLICYVLNAQANWLVKWNSTKAIPAGQSGWSWSVSRGASYDWNTGIEWNTTIPDVAGSQSINRYSDNKLWASSFLMSEVPPITVDVTYDVSNEAKGTQLSVKNHTDMIDPGQYAGGIGPMGEGVYTIYSKEKLQWYAYDVETGARVWGPTERYDNDWGMYVSVLGGEAWIAEGKLLAQAYDGCIHCFDITDGSELWTYYAGSAGFETPYGTYPFYSGPTIADEKVYSTTGEHSPGDPLWRGEAIHCVDLNTGEGIWNISGWYTGPVVADGYLLTLNGADNRIYSFGKGQTETTVTASPKVSTFGDGVLVEGTVMDQSPGASMNTPAIADEYMSEWMEYIYMQQSKPYNVKGVEVVLETIDPNGNYYELGTTTSDENGMFKYMFTPEVPGEYTIIASFKGSDSYFSSLAETAIGVGDAPTPAPTEAPVAAPMTDTYVLAFGSAALVAIIIGFAILILMARKR; this comes from the coding sequence ATGCAATATAAAAAAACTAAAGTGTTAACTCTATCAACCGTATTGCTGATAGTAGCACTAATGTTACCTATGATAGCACAACTCCCAACCACCAAAGCAGGCGACATCCCAACATACGCATTCCTAGCCGCTGCACCCAACCCAGTCGGCGTAAACCAAGACTGCACAATCAGTTTCTGGCTAAACGAATTCCCACCAACAGCCAATGGCGCTCTAGGTGACCGATGGGAAAACATGAAACTAGAAGTCACAAAACCCGACGGCACCACAGAAACCTTAGGACCTTACCGGTCTGACCCTGTAGGCGCATATTATATCACCTACACTCCAAAACAAGTCGGCAACTACACAATGCAATTCACTTTCCCTGGCCAAAACATCACTGGCACCCGATATGGTCAACCAATTAACAACTACTACAAACCCAGCGAAAGCCGGGTATTAACCCTTGAGGTTACAGAAGAACCCGTAGCCCACTGGCAATCAACACCACTACCCACCGATTACTGGACCCGACCCATCGACTCTAACAACCGCGAATGGTACCAGATTTCAGGAAACTGGCTATTCAAAGGTTATGACACAAGCAAGGCCTTCACAGCTCAAGGCTACAACCCCTACACAACCGCACCCAACACAGCTCACATCGTTTGGACCAAAGAAATCGCTTTCGGCGGCGAAGTCGGCGGATTTGATGAAAGCACCCAATACTACACTGGCTTATCTTACGAAGGAAAATGGAACCCACCCGTAATCATGCAGGGCAGACTATACTACAACTTGCCATTAGCTAACAGTCCAAGTGGAGGCACATTCGCTTGCGTAGATGTACGCACCGGAGAGACACTGTGGACCGCAACTGGATCCATAACAAACGGCCAAATATTTGACTATGAGTCACCAAACCAACACGGCGCCCATGCATACCTTTGGAACTGTCCTTCAAGCTGGTGGGGACCCGCATCAAACTGGACAATGTATGACGCGTTCACAGGAACGCAACTGCTGACATTCTATAACACACAAAACCCCGGTGTTATCACTGCTTCCGAAAACGGCGACTTGATATGCTATGTTCTCAACGCCCAAGCCAACTGGCTTGTGAAATGGAACAGCACTAAAGCTATTCCAGCAGGACAAAGTGGCTGGAGTTGGAGCGTCTCTAGAGGCGCAAGCTATGACTGGAATACCGGAATCGAATGGAACACAACAATCCCTGATGTTGCAGGTTCACAAAGCATAAACCGATATTCTGACAACAAACTCTGGGCAAGCAGCTTCTTGATGAGTGAAGTTCCACCAATCACCGTGGACGTAACTTATGACGTAAGCAACGAAGCCAAAGGCACACAGCTCTCAGTAAAGAACCACACCGACATGATTGACCCCGGCCAATACGCAGGTGGCATCGGACCAATGGGTGAAGGAGTCTACACAATATACTCCAAAGAAAAACTCCAATGGTATGCCTACGACGTCGAAACAGGCGCACGTGTTTGGGGCCCAACTGAACGGTATGACAACGACTGGGGTATGTATGTCTCAGTCCTTGGCGGAGAAGCATGGATAGCTGAAGGCAAACTGCTCGCACAAGCATACGACGGATGCATCCACTGCTTTGACATAACCGACGGCAGTGAACTATGGACTTACTATGCAGGAAGCGCAGGATTCGAAACACCCTACGGAACATATCCATTCTACAGCGGACCCACCATTGCTGACGAAAAAGTCTACTCAACCACTGGTGAACACTCTCCAGGTGACCCATTATGGAGAGGCGAAGCAATTCACTGCGTTGACCTAAACACAGGCGAAGGCATATGGAACATCTCTGGCTGGTACACTGGTCCAGTAGTAGCAGATGGCTACCTCTTGACACTCAACGGCGCAGACAACAGAATTTATTCCTTCGGCAAAGGCCAAACTGAAACCACTGTCACGGCGTCTCCAAAGGTTTCAACCTTCGGCGACGGAGTCCTAGTTGAAGGAACCGTGATGGACCAATCCCCTGGCGCATCAATGAACACTCCTGCCATCGCAGACGAATACATGTCTGAATGGATGGAGTACATCTACATGCAGCAATCAAAGCCCTACAATGTCAAAGGTGTCGAAGTCGTCTTAGAGACAATCGATCCTAACGGCAACTACTATGAACTCGGTACAACCACAAGCGACGAAAATGGCATGTTCAAGTACATGTTCACACCCGAAGTCCCCGGCGAATACACCATCATTGCTTCATTCAAAGGCTCAGACTCTTACTTTAGCTCCCTTGCAGAAACTGCCATAGGCGTTGGCGATGCACCTACACCCGCACCAACAGAAGCTCCAGTAGCAGCTCCAATGACTGACACCTACGTCTTAGCATTCGGTAGCGCAGCACTAGTTGCCATCATCATCGGCTTTGCAATCTTAATCCTGATGGCTCGCAAACGATAA
- a CDS encoding Lrp/AsnC family transcriptional regulator, protein MDKLDYFVLSELLKDAQTPFATIAKKIGVSPKTVISRYDKMKKDGIITRCALSIDPSKLGYQGKAFLMITNSPNQTKAATLSGLKKIINIVVITEIIGAFDILAIAFVTDLNSIMKLVDTVKRIDGVERVEVAFIKETDLPAPQNFNKLYSKQSLTLATT, encoded by the coding sequence GTGGATAAACTCGATTATTTTGTCTTAAGCGAACTGCTAAAAGATGCCCAAACACCCTTTGCGACTATAGCAAAAAAAATCGGTGTCTCACCCAAAACCGTCATCTCCCGATACGACAAAATGAAGAAAGACGGCATAATCACCAGATGCGCCCTATCCATAGACCCCTCAAAACTAGGATACCAAGGCAAAGCTTTCCTGATGATAACAAATTCGCCAAATCAAACCAAAGCTGCAACCTTATCAGGGCTTAAAAAAATCATAAACATAGTGGTGATAACCGAGATAATCGGCGCCTTTGACATACTTGCCATCGCCTTTGTCACGGACTTAAACAGCATAATGAAGCTAGTTGACACCGTAAAACGGATAGATGGCGTTGAACGAGTAGAAGTAGCATTCATCAAAGAAACAGACCTCCCTGCACCGCAAAATTTCAATAAGCTCTATAGCAAGCAAAGTTTAACTCTAGCAACTACTTAA
- a CDS encoding Lrp/AsnC family transcriptional regulator, producing MNHTTQIDETDATIIRTLLKDARTPLKDIAKKCGISSVSILNRIKRLKQMGVINGGATLFPVLDQLKIPIVATVGINLKSNFEEVIQTVQKNINTIQISSSVGKYDLIAAIHAESINELDKISFSIKRLPGVQKVEINVWTSMPFMAFENIDCQPKEEKR from the coding sequence ATGAATCATACAACACAAATCGACGAGACAGACGCCACAATAATCCGCACCCTACTAAAAGACGCCCGCACACCCCTAAAAGACATAGCAAAAAAATGCGGCATATCCTCAGTCTCCATCCTTAACCGAATCAAACGATTAAAACAAATGGGCGTAATAAACGGTGGCGCAACCCTTTTCCCAGTCTTAGACCAACTCAAAATACCAATCGTCGCCACAGTCGGAATCAACCTAAAAAGTAATTTTGAAGAAGTAATCCAAACAGTACAAAAAAACATAAACACAATACAAATATCATCAAGCGTCGGAAAATACGATTTAATCGCAGCAATCCACGCTGAAAGCATAAACGAACTAGATAAAATTTCGTTCTCCATTAAACGGCTCCCTGGTGTGCAAAAAGTCGAAATTAACGTTTGGACCTCTATGCCGTTTATGGCTTTTGAAAATATCGACTGTCAACCAAAGGAAGAGAAAAGATAG
- a CDS encoding DUF2095 domain-containing protein gives MAIDKKDIKKMFPNLYRELEASENKVSIDAVRKDVLTAEEEASGESCECEECAEGDEASDLHVETPDKLRHFTPQAVDFLRRCDTTAQAEEIIAYLEKKGEISAEYASKLRGQLKKDGVRSFGPKKEEYYYFKEGGLC, from the coding sequence ATGGCCATTGACAAAAAAGACATCAAGAAAATGTTTCCTAACCTTTATCGGGAGCTTGAAGCAAGTGAAAATAAAGTTTCTATAGATGCCGTGCGCAAAGACGTACTAACAGCGGAGGAAGAAGCCTCTGGTGAATCCTGTGAATGCGAGGAATGCGCCGAAGGAGACGAAGCCTCTGACTTGCACGTGGAGACGCCAGATAAACTGCGGCATTTTACTCCGCAGGCAGTTGATTTTCTTCGTCGATGTGATACTACAGCTCAAGCTGAAGAAATCATTGCTTATTTAGAAAAGAAGGGTGAAATCTCCGCAGAGTATGCTTCGAAGCTACGGGGTCAACTCAAGAAGGATGGTGTTCGTAGTTTTGGGCCTAAAAAAGAAGAGTATTACTACTTTAAAGAAGGCGGTCTCTGTTAG
- a CDS encoding fructose-bisphosphatase class II family protein, which translates to MTSLRSLSPSMIRITTAGAVGAALHIGKGDPDKVDQTALDFSRAVLNQTEVDGEVICCEGPKDNAPAFNNREKVGTGNGPKVEFVIDQVDGTTATSKGKKDAISALACAPAGCLQVLPDDGYYFKVATNGIAKGKINLDMSIEEIVETVAKLKHRPLANFTVIMLERERHAELLASLRKMGVRIILITDGDIAGSIVTCLPDSGVDLLVGAGAGAEATIAATAVKCLGGTMLVKVWKGKSDDPERMARLKAAGVDVEKTYTEDELAKGNQMIFAASGVTKGEMLDGVRFTASGAKVQSLCTRLPSGTIEWSQTILKFKDHPVYGQIT; encoded by the coding sequence ATGACATCTCTTAGATCTTTATCTCCCTCGATGATTAGAATCACGACTGCTGGCGCAGTCGGAGCCGCTCTCCACATCGGCAAAGGTGACCCTGATAAAGTGGATCAAACCGCCCTTGACTTTTCACGTGCAGTCCTCAACCAAACTGAAGTTGACGGAGAAGTAATCTGTTGCGAAGGTCCCAAAGACAATGCACCTGCCTTTAACAACCGCGAAAAAGTCGGTACTGGCAACGGTCCCAAAGTTGAATTTGTCATAGACCAAGTCGACGGCACAACCGCCACTTCTAAAGGCAAAAAAGACGCAATCTCCGCATTAGCATGCGCCCCCGCAGGCTGCCTACAAGTCCTTCCCGACGACGGCTATTACTTCAAAGTCGCAACCAACGGCATAGCAAAAGGCAAAATCAACCTCGACATGTCAATTGAAGAGATCGTTGAAACAGTCGCTAAACTCAAACATCGTCCTCTTGCAAACTTCACTGTTATTATGCTTGAACGGGAACGCCATGCTGAATTGCTTGCGAGCCTCCGCAAGATGGGCGTACGTATAATTCTCATCACTGACGGAGACATCGCAGGTTCCATCGTTACATGTCTGCCCGATTCCGGTGTAGATTTGCTTGTCGGCGCAGGTGCTGGCGCAGAAGCTACAATTGCAGCCACGGCTGTTAAGTGTCTTGGCGGCACTATGCTGGTCAAAGTTTGGAAAGGAAAAAGCGATGATCCCGAACGTATGGCACGACTCAAAGCTGCCGGTGTAGATGTAGAAAAAACCTACACGGAAGACGAACTCGCAAAAGGGAACCAAATGATTTTTGCCGCCTCAGGCGTTACCAAAGGTGAAATGCTTGATGGTGTACGCTTCACCGCTTCTGGAGCAAAAGTTCAGTCTTTATGCACAAGGTTGCCCAGCGGAACAATCGAGTGGTCCCAGACTATCCTTAAATTCAAAGACCACCCCGTCTACGGTCAAATAACCTAG
- a CDS encoding nucleotidyltransferase domain-containing protein, translated as MSFGSDLKQRVAREAATLLYFGAEKEYKQAKLHAAETLGTHFLPSNLEVALELDKVAEENEGSKRKERLVEMRKEALEVMRLVEAFCPVLIGSVWRGTIKQGSDIDIAVYTDSTEDLLKTLERGDFRVSRTAWTTVNKHGITHSSFHVYTQTPAGHGLEIVARAAEEAGKKRRCETFGDELKGLNLRELQKVLGTNPTQQFIPL; from the coding sequence TTGAGTTTTGGCTCTGATTTAAAGCAGCGCGTTGCACGTGAAGCTGCTACTCTGCTTTATTTTGGAGCAGAAAAAGAATACAAACAAGCCAAACTCCATGCGGCAGAAACGTTGGGAACCCATTTTTTGCCTTCTAACCTCGAAGTTGCCCTAGAACTTGATAAGGTGGCCGAAGAAAACGAGGGTTCCAAACGAAAGGAACGCCTAGTGGAGATGCGCAAGGAGGCGCTAGAGGTTATGCGATTGGTGGAGGCGTTTTGCCCAGTTTTGATTGGGAGCGTGTGGCGGGGAACCATCAAGCAAGGTAGCGACATCGACATCGCCGTTTACACTGACAGCACCGAAGACCTCTTGAAAACGCTTGAAAGGGGTGACTTTAGGGTTTCTCGAACTGCTTGGACAACCGTTAACAAACATGGCATTACCCATTCATCTTTTCACGTTTATACCCAAACCCCTGCGGGTCACGGTCTTGAAATTGTCGCCCGCGCCGCCGAAGAAGCAGGCAAAAAACGACGATGCGAAACATTCGGCGACGAACTCAAAGGCCTCAACCTGCGTGAACTCCAAAAAGTCCTCGGCACAAACCCCACGCAACAATTCATCCCCCTGTAA
- a CDS encoding DUF5752 family protein, giving the protein MSLSPIKQEILETMLLSDKPQKAAEIAKNANREFQPVMMHLLGLTRMGYVSCPEKGLYAITDKGKTVIGIPETTKEKAADILAYAPHDKAFEFYIAVGKPLGIHAHSLRDFAHKLNRADVASIDFHMKRGDFEAWFKGLGDEELAKKTALLKRKYTTAEELQTQLAHITEQRYFELAELTGQVLPEEHNHNH; this is encoded by the coding sequence ATGAGTTTATCACCTATTAAACAAGAAATACTGGAAACTATGCTCCTAAGCGATAAACCCCAAAAAGCAGCGGAAATCGCTAAGAACGCAAACAGAGAATTCCAGCCAGTCATGATGCACCTTTTAGGACTCACCCGCATGGGCTACGTAAGTTGCCCCGAGAAAGGACTCTACGCCATAACAGACAAAGGAAAAACAGTAATAGGCATCCCAGAAACCACCAAAGAAAAAGCCGCCGACATCTTAGCCTATGCACCACACGATAAAGCATTCGAATTCTACATCGCAGTAGGCAAACCTTTAGGCATCCATGCCCACAGCCTGCGAGACTTCGCACACAAACTAAACCGAGCCGACGTAGCCTCCATAGATTTTCATATGAAACGCGGAGACTTCGAAGCATGGTTTAAGGGATTAGGCGACGAGGAACTCGCTAAAAAAACCGCCCTGCTAAAACGCAAATACACAACAGCAGAAGAGCTACAGACACAACTGGCACACATAACAGAGCAACGCTACTTTGAACTCGCTGAACTAACAGGACAAGTCTTGCCTGAAGAACATAATCACAACCACTAA